The proteins below are encoded in one region of Equus przewalskii isolate Varuska chromosome 1, EquPr2, whole genome shotgun sequence:
- the MSMB gene encoding beta-microseminoprotein isoform X1 gives MADPFHPLRFWHLNALLGSLLVLATFVTVCNAQCFVIPRENIPGNLPNECKDLDGVTHPMNSKWKTKSCQECSCDQHGISCCNTVAIPADYDTTKCEKIFNEKTCSYKVVERNDPEKTCPVSGWIM, from the exons AATGCTCTTCTGGGCAGCCTCCTGGTTTTGGCCACCTTTGTGACTGTATGCAATGCCCAGTGCTTCGTCATACCTCGTGAGAACATTCCAGGCAATTTACCTAATG aatgcaAGGATCTGGATGGAGTCACACACCCGATGAACTCAAAGTGGAAGACTAAGAGCTGTCAGGAGTGTTCTTGTGACCAACATGGAATCAGCTGTTGCAACAC CGTTGCTATACCTGCGGATTATGACACAACCAAGTGCGAGAAAATCTTTAACGAGAAGACCTGCAGCTACAAGGTGGTGGAGCGGAATGACCCAGAAAAGACCTGTCCTGTCAGTGGGTGGATAATGTAA
- the MSMB gene encoding beta-microseminoprotein isoform X2, with the protein MNALLGSLLVLATFVTVCNAQCFVIPRENIPGNLPNECKDLDGVTHPMNSKWKTKSCQECSCDQHGISCCNTVAIPADYDTTKCEKIFNEKTCSYKVVERNDPEKTCPVSGWIM; encoded by the exons AATGCTCTTCTGGGCAGCCTCCTGGTTTTGGCCACCTTTGTGACTGTATGCAATGCCCAGTGCTTCGTCATACCTCGTGAGAACATTCCAGGCAATTTACCTAATG aatgcaAGGATCTGGATGGAGTCACACACCCGATGAACTCAAAGTGGAAGACTAAGAGCTGTCAGGAGTGTTCTTGTGACCAACATGGAATCAGCTGTTGCAACAC CGTTGCTATACCTGCGGATTATGACACAACCAAGTGCGAGAAAATCTTTAACGAGAAGACCTGCAGCTACAAGGTGGTGGAGCGGAATGACCCAGAAAAGACCTGTCCTGTCAGTGGGTGGATAATGTAA